One Nocardia iowensis DNA window includes the following coding sequences:
- a CDS encoding alpha/beta fold hydrolase, with product MTAIPLRTTVTGAGPGLVLAHGAGGTIETNFGNLIPALAATHTVVASDYPDSNIQLTLDGLADALVAAAVDGGVETFTILGYSLGTTVAVRAAVRHPDRVRGLLLAAGFAKADNRARLTVQIWQDLLDRGDTASFARLALAASFSPAYLNALPAEVVDELVRVGTTTIPGGTLQQASLVEIVDTTADLARITVPTLVVNATEDLLIHPANSRYLAATIPNADYTEIPAGHVLMAEHPTQWHKTVETFLTQHNL from the coding sequence GGAGCCGGACCCGGCCTCGTTCTCGCACACGGGGCGGGCGGCACCATCGAGACCAACTTCGGCAACCTGATCCCCGCCCTCGCCGCCACGCACACTGTGGTCGCCTCCGACTACCCGGACAGCAATATCCAGCTCACCCTCGACGGCCTCGCCGACGCGCTCGTTGCGGCAGCGGTCGACGGCGGCGTCGAGACGTTCACCATCCTCGGCTATTCCCTCGGCACCACCGTGGCCGTGCGCGCTGCCGTGCGGCATCCGGACCGGGTCCGCGGCCTGCTGCTCGCCGCCGGGTTCGCGAAGGCCGACAACCGGGCCCGTCTCACGGTGCAGATCTGGCAGGACCTGCTCGATCGCGGCGACACGGCCAGCTTCGCCCGGCTGGCCCTCGCGGCGTCCTTCAGTCCGGCCTATCTGAACGCCCTGCCTGCCGAGGTTGTCGACGAGCTCGTCCGAGTCGGCACGACCACCATTCCCGGCGGCACCCTGCAGCAGGCCAGCCTGGTCGAAATCGTCGACACCACCGCCGATTTGGCCCGCATCACCGTGCCAACCCTGGTCGTCAACGCCACCGAAGACCTCCTGATCCACCCCGCCAACTCCCGCTACCTAGCCGCCACCATCCCCAACGCCGACTACACCGAAATCCCCGCAGGCCACGTCCTCATGGCCGAACACCCCACCCAGTGGCACAAAACTGTCGAAACCTTCCTCACCCAACACAACCTCTAG
- a CDS encoding acyl-CoA dehydrogenase family protein: MMMSTRDSATKRRPDTSAVGLNHPKRDWMGAAMRVMTTLTGSELAEKYNLRKPIERVTYEGTKTGFRTLGAATRAFAKVTGSGQPKRLAPNESKNKDFFDLTPTDEQQMIVETVKEFAAEILRPAAYDADAAAKAPRDLLERAAELGITLINVPEELEGAASERGAVTNSLVAEALAHGDMGLALPILAPSGVAVALSQWGTDAQQQTYLPAFTGENVPQASVVISEPRALFDPFALQTKAVRSPSGYRISGVKSLVPAAADAELFLIAAELDGRPALFIVPSDAPGLVVEADPSMGLRAAGLGRLLLDNVAVGTDAILGDGDAKQRAEDYADAVRLARLGWASLAVGTGQAVLDYVVPYVNERVAFGEPISHRQAVAFMVANIAIELDGLRLVTLRGASRAEQGLSFAREASLARKLATDKGMQIGLDGVQLLGGHGFTKEHPVERWYRDLRSIGVAEGVVLI; this comes from the coding sequence GTGATGATGAGCACTCGAGACAGCGCAACGAAGCGACGTCCAGACACGTCCGCAGTCGGCCTCAACCACCCCAAGCGGGACTGGATGGGCGCGGCCATGCGGGTGATGACGACCCTTACCGGGTCGGAGCTCGCCGAGAAGTACAACCTGCGCAAGCCGATCGAGCGAGTCACCTACGAGGGCACCAAGACCGGCTTCCGCACGCTCGGCGCCGCCACCCGTGCCTTCGCCAAGGTCACCGGCAGCGGTCAGCCGAAACGGCTGGCGCCGAACGAGTCGAAGAACAAGGACTTCTTCGACCTCACCCCCACCGACGAGCAGCAGATGATCGTCGAGACGGTGAAGGAATTCGCCGCCGAGATCCTGCGCCCGGCCGCCTACGACGCCGACGCCGCCGCGAAGGCCCCGCGCGATCTGCTGGAGCGCGCCGCCGAGCTCGGCATCACCCTGATCAACGTGCCCGAAGAGCTGGAGGGTGCGGCATCGGAGCGTGGTGCGGTCACCAATTCTCTTGTGGCCGAGGCGCTTGCGCACGGCGACATGGGTCTGGCGCTGCCGATTCTCGCGCCGAGCGGCGTCGCGGTCGCCCTCTCCCAGTGGGGTACCGACGCTCAACAGCAGACCTACCTGCCCGCCTTCACCGGCGAGAACGTGCCGCAGGCCTCCGTGGTGATCAGCGAGCCGCGCGCACTGTTCGACCCGTTCGCATTGCAGACCAAGGCCGTTCGCTCGCCGAGCGGCTACCGGATCTCCGGCGTCAAGAGCCTGGTGCCCGCCGCGGCGGACGCCGAGCTGTTCCTGATCGCCGCCGAACTCGACGGTCGCCCAGCGCTTTTCATCGTTCCGTCGGACGCACCCGGCCTGGTGGTCGAGGCCGACCCGAGCATGGGTCTGCGCGCGGCGGGCCTCGGTCGCCTGCTGCTCGACAATGTCGCGGTCGGCACCGACGCGATCCTCGGCGACGGTGATGCCAAGCAGCGTGCCGAGGACTACGCCGACGCGGTTCGGCTCGCTCGCCTTGGCTGGGCTTCGCTCGCGGTCGGCACCGGACAAGCCGTGCTGGACTACGTGGTTCCGTACGTGAACGAGCGGGTCGCGTTCGGCGAGCCGATCTCGCACCGCCAGGCGGTCGCCTTCATGGTCGCCAATATCGCGATCGAGCTGGACGGCCTGCGGCTGGTGACCCTGCGGGGCGCGTCGCGCGCGGAGCAGGGCCTGTCCTTCGCCCGTGAGGCGTCGCTGGCCCGAAAGTTGGCCACGGACAAGGGAATGCAGATCGGCCTGGACGGCGTGCAGCTGCTCGGTGGCCACGGCTTCACCAAGGAACACCCGGTCGAGCGCTGGTACCGCGACCTGCGGAGCATCGGCGTCGCCGAAGGTGTCGTGCTCATCTAA
- a CDS encoding acyl-CoA dehydrogenase family protein, producing MINLELPKKLRASANQAHQVATEIFRPISRKYDLAEHEYPVELDTMAAMVEGLADSGTQKIGGAAGGREDDSESDVHATELLGNTNGGNMSALLNALETSWGDVGLMLSIPYQGLGNAAIAAVATDEQLKRFGKVWASMAITEPSFGSDSAAVSTTAVLDGDEWVLNGEKIFVTAGQRSTHIVVWATVDKSLGRAAIKSFVVPRDAPGLSVARLEHKLGIKASDTAVLLLQDCRIPKDNILGSPEVNVEKGFAGVMQTFDNTRPLVAAMAVGVARAALEELRAILTDAGVEISYDTPPNNQHAAAAEFLRMEADYESAYLLSLRAAWMADNKKPNSLEASMSKAKAGRTGTDVSLKAVELAGAIGYSQRTLLEKWGRDSKILDIFEGTQQIQQLIVARRILGKTSAELK from the coding sequence ATGATCAACCTCGAACTCCCCAAGAAGCTGCGGGCCAGCGCGAACCAGGCCCATCAGGTCGCGACCGAGATCTTCCGGCCGATCTCGCGCAAGTACGACCTCGCCGAGCACGAGTACCCGGTCGAGCTGGACACCATGGCCGCCATGGTCGAAGGCCTCGCCGACTCCGGCACCCAGAAGATCGGCGGCGCCGCCGGTGGGCGGGAGGACGACAGCGAGTCGGACGTGCACGCCACCGAGCTGCTCGGAAACACCAACGGCGGCAATATGTCCGCGCTGTTGAATGCCCTGGAGACGTCCTGGGGTGACGTCGGCCTGATGCTCTCGATCCCCTACCAGGGTCTCGGCAACGCGGCCATCGCTGCCGTCGCCACCGACGAGCAGCTGAAGCGTTTCGGCAAGGTGTGGGCCTCGATGGCGATCACCGAACCGTCGTTCGGATCCGACTCGGCCGCCGTATCCACCACCGCCGTGCTCGATGGCGACGAGTGGGTGCTCAACGGCGAGAAGATCTTTGTGACCGCGGGCCAGCGGTCCACCCACATCGTGGTGTGGGCGACGGTCGACAAGAGCCTCGGCCGCGCGGCTATCAAGTCGTTCGTCGTGCCGCGCGACGCTCCCGGTCTTTCGGTGGCCCGGCTCGAGCACAAGCTCGGCATCAAGGCCTCCGACACCGCCGTGCTGCTGTTGCAGGACTGCCGGATTCCGAAGGACAACATCCTCGGCAGCCCGGAAGTCAACGTGGAGAAGGGCTTTGCCGGGGTCATGCAGACCTTCGACAACACCCGTCCGCTGGTTGCCGCGATGGCGGTCGGCGTGGCCCGCGCCGCCCTGGAGGAGCTGCGTGCCATCCTGACCGACGCCGGTGTCGAGATCTCCTACGACACCCCGCCGAACAACCAGCACGCCGCGGCCGCCGAATTCCTGCGCATGGAAGCCGATTACGAGTCCGCCTACCTGCTGTCGCTGCGCGCCGCGTGGATGGCCGACAACAAGAAGCCGAACTCGCTCGAGGCCTCCATGTCCAAGGCCAAGGCTGGCCGCACCGGCACCGACGTCTCCCTGAAGGCCGTCGAACTCGCCGGCGCCATCGGCTACTCCCAGCGCACCCTGCTGGAGAAGTGGGGCCGTGACTCGAAGATCCTCGACATCTTCGAAGGCACCCAGCAGATCCAGCAGCTCATCGTGGCTCGCCGGATCCTCGGCAAGACGAGTGCCGAGCTGAAGTAG
- a CDS encoding glycosyltransferase family 39 protein: MPVVAALFAVVLTACAPRYGYHRDELYFLAAGRHLSWGYPDQPPLTPLLAEAMAAIDPDSLFVLRLPAVLAATLVVVCAGLMAREFGGGRGAQALAAAAVASAALVMGAGHMLSTAVIDLAVWSVVSVLMLVLLRGRGGGGDPRWWPVIGVVVGIGWQNKLLLIFPVLALLVSLLALGPRKLFATKFFPMAIGIAILIWLPYLVWQARNGWPQWEMGRAIAGGSSGTSDSPIMFVLLQFGLMGPLLVPLWAFGLWRLARDSRYRASAATYGLLFALFLVTGGKAYYLGGMYPILLAAGAVPVAAWLGRARTRWAAVSFVVAVNAAISAVLFLPVLPVSMLKDTPVLAVNYDAGETIGWPEFTRQVGEARARLGRDVTILTANYGEAAAIERFGAPYDLPKPHSGHNSYWWWGPPSDTATDVLTIGIEHDQLTRICTDIHPAGHIDNALDIDNDEQGEPLFHCRIRAPWSQLWPQLKHLG, from the coding sequence GTGCCCGTCGTCGCGGCGCTGTTTGCCGTAGTCCTTACCGCGTGTGCCCCGCGCTATGGGTATCACCGCGACGAGTTGTACTTCCTGGCGGCCGGGCGACACCTGTCCTGGGGTTACCCGGATCAGCCGCCACTGACGCCCCTGCTGGCCGAGGCGATGGCGGCGATCGATCCCGATTCGTTATTCGTACTGCGGCTACCCGCGGTCCTCGCGGCCACCCTCGTGGTGGTCTGTGCCGGGCTGATGGCGCGGGAGTTCGGTGGCGGGCGCGGGGCGCAGGCGCTGGCCGCCGCCGCGGTGGCGAGTGCGGCGTTGGTCATGGGGGCCGGGCACATGTTGAGCACCGCGGTGATCGATCTGGCGGTGTGGTCGGTGGTGTCGGTGCTCATGCTGGTACTGCTGCGTGGGCGGGGCGGGGGAGGTGACCCGCGCTGGTGGCCGGTGATCGGGGTGGTGGTCGGCATCGGGTGGCAGAACAAGCTGCTGCTGATCTTCCCGGTGCTCGCGCTGCTGGTCTCGCTACTTGCGCTCGGTCCGCGAAAACTGTTCGCCACCAAGTTCTTCCCGATGGCCATCGGGATCGCGATACTGATCTGGCTGCCCTATCTGGTGTGGCAGGCGCGAAACGGGTGGCCGCAGTGGGAGATGGGCCGGGCGATCGCGGGCGGATCGTCCGGAACGTCGGATTCGCCGATCATGTTCGTGCTCTTGCAGTTCGGGCTGATGGGCCCGCTGCTGGTGCCGCTGTGGGCCTTCGGCTTGTGGCGGCTGGCCAGGGACAGCCGATATCGAGCGTCCGCGGCAACCTATGGCCTGCTCTTCGCGTTGTTCCTGGTGACCGGCGGCAAGGCGTACTACCTCGGCGGAATGTACCCGATCCTGCTCGCGGCCGGGGCGGTGCCGGTGGCGGCGTGGTTGGGTCGAGCCCGGACCCGCTGGGCGGCGGTGAGTTTCGTGGTCGCCGTGAACGCGGCGATCTCGGCGGTGCTGTTCCTGCCGGTACTCCCTGTCTCGATGCTGAAAGACACACCGGTCCTCGCCGTCAACTACGACGCGGGCGAAACCATCGGCTGGCCGGAATTCACCCGCCAAGTCGGCGAGGCGCGCGCCCGCCTCGGCCGCGACGTCACCATCCTCACCGCCAATTACGGTGAAGCCGCCGCCATCGAACGTTTCGGTGCCCCCTACGACCTACCCAAACCTCACTCCGGCCACAACTCCTACTGGTGGTGGGGCCCACCGAGCGACACCGCCACCGACGTGCTCACCATCGGCATCGAGCACGACCAGCTGACGCGGATCTGCACCGACATCCACCCCGCAGGCCACATCGACAACGCCCTCGACATCGACAACGACGAACAAGGCGAACCCCTCTTCCACTGCCGCATCCGCGCCCCCTGGTCCCAGCTCTGGCCCCAGCTCAAACACCTGGGTTGA
- a CDS encoding ArsR/SmtB family transcription factor — translation MSLEERVAELERRLSDMAAPNGNGQEAATDRWAVTRLHDEFVAADEPNGGVLFAGSVRLPTDEHYGWQATFTTGDLIEDDWAETAECLAALGNPVRLRLLREIMGGRRTAAELVGLEGVGTSGQVYHHLRQLAAVGWLHTAGRGRFEVPAARVVPLLIALASARR, via the coding sequence GTGAGTCTGGAAGAGCGGGTTGCGGAACTCGAACGGCGGCTCAGTGACATGGCCGCCCCCAACGGCAACGGGCAGGAAGCGGCAACCGACCGATGGGCGGTGACCCGCCTGCACGACGAGTTCGTCGCGGCGGATGAGCCCAACGGCGGCGTCCTGTTCGCCGGTTCGGTGCGGCTGCCGACCGACGAGCACTACGGCTGGCAGGCGACCTTCACCACCGGGGACCTCATCGAGGACGACTGGGCCGAAACGGCGGAATGCCTTGCCGCGCTCGGGAATCCGGTGCGACTACGGCTATTGCGGGAGATCATGGGTGGCCGCAGGACGGCCGCGGAACTCGTCGGCCTCGAGGGCGTCGGCACGTCCGGGCAGGTCTATCACCATCTACGACAGCTTGCCGCCGTCGGCTGGTTACACACCGCGGGCCGCGGGCGTTTCGAAGTGCCCGCGGCCCGGGTGGTGCCATTGCTGATCGCATTGGCAAGCGCGCGGCGCTGA